Proteins encoded in a region of the Vicia villosa cultivar HV-30 ecotype Madison, WI linkage group LG5, Vvil1.0, whole genome shotgun sequence genome:
- the LOC131603584 gene encoding protein BASIC PENTACYSTEINE4-like: MDDDQQYENGRHKVEYYRGAHSPWNADPQHQIKEQNALVMNKKIRSIMAERQATILEIELEAAISEKNEALAARDVALRQRDEALAQRDNALLERDNALAALQCRNSSSNFSFNGRNQCGSKRMHHSSNRNQSNMTEAAYNSTDIIIRDASPVTVITSEAIESHLTKMTKDNSKASKTPTKVKKMGEDLNRKAYSEGTKIKSEWDRQDVGLNLITFDETVMPIPVCTCTGVPRQCYKWGNGGWQSSCCTTTLSMYPLPQLPNKRHARIGGRKMSGSVFTRLLSRFASEGHDLSLPLDLKDYWARHGTNRYITIK; the protein is encoded by the exons ATGGACGATGACCAGCAATATGAAAACGGCAGGCATAAAGTGGAATACTACAGAGGAGCACATTCTCCG TGGAATGCGGATCCCCAACATCAAATAAAGGAACAAAATGCCCTagttatgaataaaaaaattaggTCCATTATGGCTGAGAGGCAAGCTACCATTCTGGAAATTGAACTAGAGGCTGCTATATCTGAAAAGAATGAAGCCTTGGCTGCTCGAGATGTTGCCCTTAGGCAGAGGGATGAAGCACTTGCTCAGAGGGATAATGCTCTGTTGGAACGGGATAATGCCCTTGCAGCCCTTCAATGTCGGAATAGTTCTTCCAACTTTTCATTCAACGGTAGAAATCAATGTGGATCAAAGCGGATGCACCATTCTTCAAACCGTAATCAATCCAACATGACAGAAGCAGCATATAACTCGACAGATATAATAATAAGAGACGCTTCCCCAGTAACTGTTATAACTTCTGAAGCCATCGAGTCTCATCTAACTAAGATGACAAAGGATAATTCCAAGGCATCAAAGACACCTACAAAAGTAAAGAAAATGGGTGAGGATTTAAATAGGAAGGCTTATTCTGAAGGGACGAAGATCAAATCTGAATGGGATAGACAGGATGTTGGCTTGAATTTGATTACTTTCGATGAAACTGTCATGCCTATCCCAGTTTGCACGTGTACCGGAGTACCACGACAGTGCTACAAATGGGGTAACGGTGGATGGCAATCATCTTGTTGTACTACTACACTGTCAATGTATCCACTACCACAGCTTCCAAACAAGCGCCATGCGCGCATTGGAGGGCGGAAAATGAGCGGCAGTGTTTTTACAAGACTTCTCAGTAGGTTTGCATCAGAAGGCCATGATTTATCTTTGCCATTGGATCTTAAGGATTACTGGGCCAGACATGGAACAAATCGCTACATCACCATTAAGTAG
- the LOC131608002 gene encoding uncharacterized protein LOC131608002 encodes MGNGTSRVNSTPEQGESIPAKVRSTIVGRFEDFRKQRNAESTLSKKKLLKNGEEEDGGSSVSRSSSNETNETKDGKVSVSTKEETTVPLTTTENISRVVPVEDIECKTIEEKVNIKNEIHVSKDKEIHANVKDEEENKIKEERIKRLVEEVEKEQEQEASAKCEKSDDNDHEEDDDDEESDLGRFLCPGSPSFKIYCIEADERKTQEEEKDKEEEEKFKNPTLQKSRSDNCLESSSSKNTRISNEVSQIVEDVPSTKRKGHMMRRFGAVRTLLKVKSCYHPICTCTGDDRRSNLVSAKATN; translated from the exons ATGGGAAATGGAACTTCAAGGGTAAATTCAACCCCAGAACAAGGAGAATCAATACCAGCCAAAGTCCGTTCTACAATTGTCGGGCGATTTGAAGATTTTAGAAAGCAAAGGAATGCTGAATCAACCCTCTCGaagaaaaaattattgaaaaatggCGAAGAAGAGGATGGTGGCAGCAGTGTTTCTCGGTCTTCTTCTAACGAAACTAATGAAACCAAGGATGGTAAGGTTTCGGTTTCGACAAAAGAGGAAACAACGGTGCCACTAACGACCACGGAAAATATTTCTAGAGTTGTTCCCGTGGAAGACATCGAATGCAAAACTATAGAAGAGAAGGTTAACATTAAGAATGAGATTCATGTAAGCAAAGATAAAGAGATTCATGCCAATGTGAAAGATGAGGAAGAGAACAAAATAAAGGAGGAAAGAATCAAAAGGCTAGTGGAAGAGGTAGagaaagaacaagaacaagaagcaAGTGCAAAATGTGAAAAGAGTGATGATAATGAtcatgaggaagatgatgatgatgaagaaagtGACCTTGGAAGATTTCTATGTCCTGGATCACCGAGTTTCAAAATTTATTGCATTGAAGCCGATGAAAGAAAAACACAAGAGGAAGAAAaagacaaagaagaagaagaaaaatttaaGAATCCAACGCTCCAAAAATCGCGCAGTGATAACTGTTTAGAAAGCTCTTCGTCAAAGAACACAAGAATCTCAAACGAG GTAAGTCAGATAGTTGAAGATGTACCAAGTACAAAGAGAAAAGGGCATATGATGAGGAGATTTGGGGCAGTAAGAACTCTGCTAAAGGTTAAGTCATGCTACCACCCAATCTGTACCTGTACAGGAGATGACAGAAGAAGCAATCTTGTTTCTGCAAAAGCAACAAATTGA
- the LOC131605872 gene encoding uncharacterized protein LOC131605872, translating into MIILSYNIRGGGNRAKRKRVGFLIQKGDVDLCFIQETKLSGIGLELVRELWGSVDVEWSYLDANGASGGILTMWKKDFFSLIHSFRGDGFLGLCVEKGGKLTYYVNVYASCDKITRRRTWKNLCEFKNNNSVGSWCIGGDFNSISSLDERIGVSSSYYSRDTRSFNDFIGEMELVDLPTIGGKFTWFKSNGKAMSRLDRFLLSECYIEDMKVDGQYIGERDVLDHSPIWLKNNRKDWGPKPFKFNNLWLKHEEFDNFVEGEWKKLVVKGRGDYCLVEKLKILKSRISWWNKMVYGWIDLKIDKDVKEMHSLDNLFVHFAGNAPEEVV; encoded by the coding sequence ATGATAATTCTTTCGTATAATATCCGAGGGGGCGGGAATCGGGCTAAGCGCAAGAGAGTCGGATTCCTAATTCAAAAGGGAGATGTTGATCTTTGTTTTATTCAAGAAACGAAACTTAGTGGAATTGGTTTGGAATTGGTTAGAGAGTTGTGGGGAAGCGTTGATGTTGAATGGTCTTACTTGGATGCTAACGGAGCCTCAGGTGGTATTCTAACAATGTGGAAGAAAGACTTCTTTTCTCTCATCCATAGCTTTAGAGGAGATGGCTTTCTAGGTTTATGTGTGGAGAAGGGTGGAAAACTCACTTATTACGTCAATGTTTATGCCTCTTGTGACAAAATCACTAGGAGAAGAACATGGAAGAATCTTTGTGAGTTCAAGAATAATAATAGCGTTGGATCTTGGTGCATTGGGGGTGACTTCAACTCTATCTCTTCTCTTGATGAAAGAATTGGTGTATCTAGTAGCTACTATAGTAGGGATACAAGATCATTCAACGATTTCATAGGGGAAATGGAGTTGGTGGATCTTCCCACAATAGGTGGCAAGTTTACTTGGTTCAAAAGCAACGGGAAGGCTATGAGTAGACTTGATAGATTTCTTTTATCCGAGTGCTACATAGAAGACATGAAGGTGGATGGTCAATATATAGGAGAGAGGGATGTGTTGGATCATTCGCCCATTTGGTTGAAAAATAATAGAAAGGATTGGGGTCCTAAGCCTTTTAAGTTTAATAACTTATGGCTAAAGCATGAGGAGTTTGATAATTTTGTTGAAGGGGAGTGGAAAAAACTTGTAGTTAAAGGGAGAGGGGATTATTGCTTGGTTGAAAAGTTGAAAATCCTTAAAAGTCGGATCTCTTGGTGGAACAAAATGGTTTATGGTTGGATTGACCTCAAGATAGACAAAGACGTGAAAGAGATGCATTCTCTAGATAacttgtttgttcattttgcaggtaacgCTCCGGAAGAGGTGGTTTAG
- the LOC131608003 gene encoding NAC domain-containing protein 83-like, which yields MDKLNFIKNGVSRLPPGFRFQPTDEELVFQYLKCKIFSCPLPASIIPEVNVCKYDPWDLPGGCDEHERHFFSSKEAKYRNSNRMSRTTKCGYWKATGSDKRISSSTCNGIVGIRKTLVFYQGKSPNGSRTNWILHEYRLVNVETSPCNSTQNYGNEIGDWLLCRLSTRKRNLEYGSTSTHNNNNNNASPNSRLMFDFMMVNNKTCSSTSSSCSSSSNNNNNIEVSSNLQDHEQDYADHF from the exons ATGGACAAGctgaattttattaaaaatggagTGAGTAGATTGCCTCCCGGTTTTCGTTTCCAACCGACCGATGAAGAACTTGTTTTTCAGTATTTGAAATGTAAAATCTTCTCATGCCCCTTGCCAGCTTCCATCATTCCTGAGGTCAATGTTTGCAAGTATGATCCTTGGGATTTGCCAG GAGGTTGTGATGAACATGAGAGGCATTTCTTCAGCTCCAAGGAAGCAAAATATAGAAATAGTAATAGGATGAGTAGAACAACAAAATGTGGATATTGGAAAGCAACAGGATCAGACAAAAGAATTTCATCTTCAACTTGTAATGGCATTGTGGGGATaagaaaaaccctagtttttTATCAAGGAAAATCTCCAAATGGTTCTAGAACTAATTGGATCTTGCATGAATATCGCCTCGTCAATGTAGAAACTAGTCCTTGCAATTCAACTCAG AATTATGGAAATGAAATAGGAGATTGGCTTCTATGTCGATTATCGACAAGGAAAAGAAATTTAGAATATGGAAGCACTAGTActcataataataacaataataatgctAGTCCGAATTCGAGATTAATGTTTGATTTTATGATGGTAAACAACAAGACATGTTCTTCTACTTCATCTTCATGTTCAAGTTcaagtaacaacaacaacaacattgagGTCTCTTCAAATCTACAAGATCATGAACAAGATTATGCTGATCATTTTTAA